ACACCTTCTTCACCACCTTCTTTGAAATTTGCATGAATCAACTTCCTGTAAGTACAGGAATCAGGCCTTAGTTTTTTATGAATGAGATCATAGAAGACTTGATCAGCAATGGTGACCTTTCCTCCATTACATAGTGCTCCAATCAGGCCATTGTGAACAACAGTACTGGAGAATGATGTATCTTTCTTGTACTCATCAAACAACTCAACTGCCCTATCAAAATCCCCAAGTTTACACATCATGTCTATGAGTGTATGATAGGTGACGGTATTAGGGCTTAAGCCCATATCACGCATTCTATGAAACAAGCTGCAGGCATCATCCACCTTCTTGATCACAAATAATGCTTTGATAAGTACATTGCATGTGACAACGTCAAGTGCAATCCCACTACTCTCGAGCCTAGCCTTTATCGCCATAACACCGGTCGTATCCTCTTCCTTAATGTAACCGTGTAACAGAGTGCTATATGTGAAATTATCAGCAGTAACACCTTCAAACATTTCCGCGGCCTTGGTAGTTTCACCAGCCTTACACAAACCATTTATTACTGCATTGTATGTCACTGTCCCAGCTTTTACCCCCTTGCTCTCCATCTCTCCAAGCAAAGAGACAGCCTTATCCAAATCCCCCTTTTTGCACAAACTGTCGATTAAAATTGAATATACATACTCATCCACCACTACACCTGTTTGTTCAAGTTTCCTCACTATGGAAAAGGCATCCTCTAGCCTATTCCTCTTGCAGTAACCACCAACAAGTGACGTATAAGTGATCAAATTCGGCTTAGCACCCCGTCGCTCCATCTCATCTATGAACCCCTTCACTTTCTCCACACTACCTTCTCTACACATCCCATCAATAACAATAGTGTAATTAACCACATCAGCTGCAACACCCTTGTCTAACATCAGCCGATGCTCCCGCAACCCTTCCATCAACAGGCCACTGCTCATGTATCCATGAACCAAGCTACTATAGAACATCGCATCACCCACCATATCCTTCCGTTCCATCTCCCTTATCAGCTCAGCCACGTCACCAATTCTCCCCTGCCTCCCGAGCAAACTCACAACCGCAGTCAGTGTCACCAGGCCTGGCTCAAACCCTCTGACCTCCTTCCTCACTCTATTGTAGAACTCCAAGCCAGCCTCGGCCTTGCTGGCCTTGGAGAAGCCAGAAATGATCGCACTACAAACACGGTCGTCGACCTGACACCCCCTCGCTGTCATTATATCGAACACCTTGAGCGCCCCGGCCATGTCCCCACGGGCACACAACTCAGATATAATCGCACGATAGGTGGACGGGGAAAGGACAGCTCCGTGATCCTCTACACCAGCGGAGAGCAGCTCCAGCGCAAGGCGAGGGTCGCCACGCTGGGCGCAGGCCCGGCGGAGCAGCGCGTCCCAGAGGCGACGGGATGACGACGCCGACCCGGCGAGAGCGAGACGCCGAGCGGCGTCATGGGGGAGCGCGGAGTCGAGCAGCGCGGAGGCGGCAAGGAGGTGGGTGCGGGCGGTGGGGCGCAGGGAGTTGGCGAGCGCCTGGGAGGCGAGGGCGCCGACGAGACGGTGcctgcggcggcggaggagcgccgCGAGCATTCGGTCCACATGCTGCTCGGTGATCGCGCGACCGAGCTTAACGAGCGTCGGCAACGGTAGCGTAGGGGGTTCGCCGCCGGGGAAGCCCATGGCCGTCGGCGGTTGGCTGCTGCCGCGGTGTGAGtgcgagtgggggggggggggggggggagtggaaCGTTCAAGCGCCGCAGTGAAGCGGCATTTGGCGGTGTCGTTAGGGCTGGGCTGTATCCGAGCTCACTTGTATTTGAGTCATGGTATCGGCCCATGAGCTTGGTTTAACAGATCTCTTTGGGCCTCAGTTTCCAATAATGGGCCGACTCTAGTAAATGGCCACAAGGTTTAGCCAGTCCACCATGAGACAACTCCCGCATCTACTCGAGCAGAGGAGAAATTATGATGCAGCAGTCGCAGGCGACGGTGGCGGTGGCcgcaccggcggcggcggcggcgcgcgcgcACGAGCCAGCGGGCGGGGACGCGCCGCCGAAGCAGGTGGCGCAGGCGATGGAGCGGCTGGGCCGCGCGGGCAGGATCATCGCGGACATCCGGCTCGGCGCGGACCGCCTCCTCGAGGCGCTCTTCGTCGCCGCCAGCGCGCCGCCGGACAGCGCCCAGCAGCACATCGAGAGGAACGAGGAAGTCGTAGCTAAGGAGGAGGTCTCCATGCACCGCCACTTCGACGACCTCCGCGCCCTCGGCAGGTACTCGACTCCGCCCGCGCCCACTTTCTTCCATCTTGATCTGGGAGCTTCTTGTGAGCTCCCTTGGGTGGTTGTATCGTTTGGTTTGGGAAACGAATTTCCGCTGGGATGGTTTCTGAAGCGTCTGGACAACAGCCACTGTCCCATCTTCTGCCGGTATGCCTAGGGGAGGCCGTATGCCTATGCCCTAAATCTAAATCAGGACATTGTTGAAATATAGTGGAAATTAGTAATGTTTAGATTATGCTGGGGAAATTGATGCCTGTGATTCTGGCTAAGCTAATTTGAGTTGCGTAGCTGACTTTGCAAGAAAATTGTAACTCTTGAGGGTTTGGTCATTCCCTAGATACACATATCATACTTTGAATTCTATAGCTATTTTTTGCGGATCATGTTTGGACTTTAAAAGTAATTTGGTTAGACAGAGTTACTGTCAGCTAGATTCTGATCTTCTTTTGTTCTGCTTGGCCTAGTTTGTCCTCAACAAGGAAAACATTTTGTGTGAAATATCCATGAGAAAATTTGATAACTTCAAACAAATGTATTGAGAGGTTTAAAGTGAGATTGTGCTCTGATTTTGACAGAATCTCAGTAATGTTCCTTCCTAAGCCCCTCAGGTAGTCAGGTCTATGTTTTGCTTAATCACTCGACTTTGATCTAGATGTTTTAGGTGTTTGTGGCCTTTTCTGGGGACATAGCGTGATCTATTAAATTGGGATAATTCTAATTCTGTATAACACATGTTTTATACCTGGCTGTTTTGTTTAACTGCTGTGGCTAGAACTAGCGTTTAGCAGCTATTGCTTCAGTGTGACCCACGGCCATAATTTACGCTAGAAAGTCGCCCTACAAACATATTTCATCAGAGCAACATTTATCATGTTCAGCAAGCCCTGTAATTTTTGTATTGGATAGGAAATTGTGAACAGTTTGATAGTCTGCTTTGTGGTACTGCCTGTATGGCGCATGAACGGCTGCAGCAATATAATGTACTTATCCACCTGCACATCTTTACCTGCACATCAAAGATGTGCGAGTTGTCAATCCTTATGAAGCTGTGAAGTTACTTGTTAATTAATTGTAGTTTTACATATATGAGTTAAGTTTTGAGAAAACTCTGAAGTTACTAGATAAGGCTAATAAGCCATGTGATTTGACTTATGGGTGATGAAAGCTGTAAAGGTATCTGGAACCAATGTGAATAAAGTTCAGCAGCATACTTGAAAGTTATGAGTTAGTCACACTATTCTCCTACTGAACTGAAGTAAGCATTTATATTCATAAAGACATCATAGGTTATGTGATACCAAAATTTCTTTGATTCTTTTTGAACTTTTCAAGAGTAATCCCACATTTTTTTTCATCAACGGTTGGGGGATAGTCATTTAAAGGTTCAACTGTATCCAAAGTATCATGTATTCCTTTTTTTAACATTTATTTTGTGGTGATTAAttcattttatttatttttttctgTTAGCAAGGCAATTGGAAGAGTCTGGGGTTCTAAATGGGGCCCTTAAAGCTCGAGGAAATTCTTGGGGCTTGCACATGCCACTTGTGTGCCCAGATGGTGCTGTTGTGGCATATGCTTGGAAGCGTCAATTGGCAGGCCAAGCTGGCGCATCAGCTGTTGACAGAACTAGGTGAAATTCATTACTTCCATGATGTTTGCCTTACTCTTGATTTGCTATTGATGTGCAACATTTTCTTCGGGAAAATGTAGAAAAACATCTGTCTCAATGTGTTCAGATTAAAAAAAGTATATGTACAGGCCTTAAGAAACCCACTGGGAACACAATGTCTGTGGAACCAAGAATGAGGTTACGATGTCACCCGAACTGTACTTATACTTCGATAGTGTTTAATAGATGATGGACACCTGGTCTCTGCGCACTTTTGTGTTATTTCCACATCCACCAAGAGGTGAGCTGGATCAGCAATCATGGACCACCGGAGGTGATACCATAGACCTTATCTAGGAGAGTGGCATGCGACACTTTCACCAACCATCAGTGCGCTAAAAGgaactccctctgtaaagaaatataagagtttttagatcactaaagtagctTACAttctttagtgatctaaacactcttatatttctttacagagggagtaactGACAAGCCCACCTTGATGCTAGGCGACGCCCTGTCACCTAGCCAGTTTATCCCACCCAGGCGGGCCCCTAGCCTGCTTGCCTATTCAGCAATTAGGTGCTAGGCACTGTTTTACAGCCCGACTAGCGCCTAACGCCTTGGTGAACATGGCCAACCATACAATCAATTGAATGTATATTCAATGTTTTTTGTATAGTGTTACTCTCTAAAATACGATGATAATTTCTGGATCTCTCACTCACTCACTCCCTCTATATGTGGTTATGCGCGTACTGGTTTATGCCTAAATGGAGGAATTGCTCTCCCGATATTATTTCTTATTTTTTCATGCATACAATTTCTAAGTGCTATATACCTAAAAACTTGGGAGGAAGCTTTTGGTTTGGGATTCATCTTGTTTCAATGTTGTTTTCAGGTTAGCTCTCAAGGCCTTCACTGACCAGAAAAGAAGATTCTTTCCTCATCTAGAAGACGAAGTTCTTAACCATCTCCATGATGGTGAATCTGGTATTGCTAAAAGGCCAAGGATGCCTGCGGGCAATGGAGAGCTGGAAGAAAAAACTTTGTCCGAGATACTTAAGAATCTAGAAAATGAAGTACCCAACATGAAAATATCCACGTATCGTCGTTTAGATTGGTCAAAAAGAGCTTCATCATTAGCATCTCTGATGGATGATGACTTTGTGGATCCATCTAAGGAGTTGAACCTGCAAAATATGGGAAAATTGAGACCTGGTTCTGTGACGACTCCGATAGATCAGGTTGCAGTAATTGAGTTGCTGGTTCCTTCAATATTTAGAGTTGTAGTGTCATTGCATCCTGCAGGATCTGTTGATCCTGATGCTGTGGCATTCTTCTCTCCAACTGAGGTAAGGATGTCTTCCAAAAGCTGACTCCATTCATGATTCATCACAGTTTTGAACTTTGCGTAAGCAGACAAGCACTGGTGCAAGAAGTGTGTGTTCACTACCGTCTCCAGTCCAGAAATAactgatgtactccctccgtttctttttagtccgcatataaggtttggtcaaagtcaagctttgtagagtttgactaactttatattaaaaaatataaacattcacaatatgtAATCAATATTAGCAGATGCACCATGAAACGTATTTTCATACTATATAGTTTTATTATTGTAgatgttcatattttttatataaaatttggtcaaactttgtgtagtttgattttgaccaaatcttatatgcggagtaaaaagaaacggagggagtattggACTTGGACAGAGTCTTAAGATATAACTTTAACCACTAACTTCTACTATAGTACAAGCATAAAACCCAAGAAAGATGTAATATTTTGGAAATACTTTCCGAGACAAATATGTACATATGATTTTTCAAGTTTCCGATATATGTTAAATGGTTTGGCAGTCAAAGTTATAAATTTTTGACCGAAGGTATGTCCAAAACACTGCTTCTTTGTGAACTGGAACGAGTACCCAATACCATATAAGTAGTTGCTTATGTAGCAAGATCACTTTCTGTGTCTTAGCATGTTCCCATTGATACACTTAATAGGCAAAGTGAGCATTCTTTTTGATAATGAGTGGGCAAGATATTATTTCTGACAGATGCAGTTATCCTCTGTTAGGGAGGAAGCTACCTTCATGCGAGAGGCTTGTCGGTGCATCACGTCTTTAAGCATGTGACGGTAAATGCTTCTTTTATGATCTTTGAGCTGATTATTTGTTCCCATAAGAGGCATTCGAAGTGAAGCATGGGTGTACTGTTGTGACTATGCAGGAGCATGCTGACAAGGCATTGCAGTACTTCATCAGTGTGGAACCCAGTAAAGCACTTTCTATGTTATTGGTGAGTTGCAGCAAATTTTAGTCATTGAGATAAATATACTGTACGGCAGTAATCCAGTTATTACCAAAACTTATCGCTAGAAATCCATTGCTACAATTCTACCTTGCTTTTGTTTAAGGAAGTACTAACAGATGCAAACCTTTTGCAGCGTTGGATTGCTGATTATCAGACTCTATTTGCAAAACTTTGCAGGTAATCCCCATTAGATATGTAACTTGATttgcatcatatcatcatcaACCATTTCTCCTGTACAGACAAGTAACACTGCATTATTTGTCATGCAGTAAATGCCGACGGCTTCTGCTCATGGATAAGTCTTTGGCTTTGCTTCTACCCCCGGTTCACCGCCCCTACCACCAGATCTCAAGCATTGGTTCAGATCATCAGGAAGCCTATCACATTGGATGTTCTTCCTATGATGCCTGACGCTTCTACGCACTATGGACTTCTAGCTAGGATGTTTTCTAACACCGTCACCCGACTGTATTTGTGATATACCAGCCTAATCCGTAggacgatgaaaatgttgaagtgaaTTTTTAAGAACTATAAACGCTTGGTGATCGAGGAGTTACTCTGTTTGCATTTTCACCTTACCTGTGTAAAACCTGTGTATCTCATGAGCAGAAATTGTGGTAAACAGATGTTGCAAATTTTGATAATTCTTATGCACTGAGCTTTAACTGCTCTGTGAAACTATTTGGGCATTCATTGTTGATTTGTTTGTCGCTGCCTGAGAAATAATTATAGAAAAGTATGCATATGTATAAAAGAAACTTCAAAATGGCGGCGTGAAACACTGGAATAATTATCTGGAAAGGAGTAACTGCGCTCGACATCTCAAACTGTTTATTGATAGTACTATAAATAGTCTTCATCAGTAGCAATGTTAAATTGTTACAGCCCGCACCGAAATAATAGGAGTGGCAAACCAGGTGATTGTACTCCTGACTTAACCTAATTACATTGTTATAGATAACCAGTTTGTCAAATATTTACAGTACAAACCTCTCAAGTTCGTTCTCATGAAAGCTCTTTGCAAGCTCCACTGCAGGTTAGTGGCTATTCAAAAAGCTCTCCTTGGGTCTTTTCCCATATCGCAAAGCTATACTATTATGTACAAATTTTACTACAGGACAAGCTGTGTTGCCAAAATGTATTAGATAGGCAACAGCCATCAGTTTAAGAGCTCTCCTGGAATGACTGCAACCGAGAAAACGCTGCGGGGTTCGCCTGTAAAGCACGGGCAGGGCGTGCATCTGCTGGCTGGCCCTTGCTCTCACCCTTGAACTGGAAAGGCTTGAAGACGCCAGGGTCTCCAGGTTTGATGCCAAGAGTTGCCCATATGGAACTCTTCGCTGCCTCGTCGGGGTCATCGATGCGGAGCGTCTTGGGAACCCACAGTGATTTCTCTTCCTTGTCATCTTTCTGTGGATTGGGGTCCCTGGAATGCTTCCCCAGAGTAGGAGACCCATTGCCTGAACAGCTGCTGTTGCTTGACCCAGACGGCGATATGCACCCGTTGGTCCCGACCCATGGTGTGTTCCATGCCGCGGCTGGCCAGCTTGGTAAGCAACCCCAGAGGGCAGGCGGAACAAGAGGATATGGAAATGGGGGTGCGGGAAGTCTTGAGCCTGGCATCATGGGAGAGTTCATCCATGGCGCCGAACTTGTGCTACAGCTTTCTGATGGAGAAGCAGATTCTGGCATACTTCCACCCGGCACCATTACAGGAAGGTTGTTCCACCCCATGCTCCATGGGTACATGAAAGGAGCTCCAAGGTAATACTGAGGCACCGGACCAACCCCATTACAGTAAGCAGGCGCTCCGTTCTGACCAGGCAGGACTGCGTTTGCAGGTAACCCATTGTTTGATGTGGTAGACGATGCGCACGAGTTATCTTCCCTGGTTTCATCTCTTGGTACAGATCCAGCATTGGTCACATTCTGCTCTTCAATGTTCAGCACCGATACCATCGATTCACAAAGTGGCACCTCAGGCCCAAACTTGAGAACTGTTTCACTTCTACTGGCTGATTGTGTCGGGATGGAAGGTAGAGATGCAAGGACTTCTGGGTTCACTGTGTTAGAGATGTCTACTCTAGACCCCAGTAGACAATCAGGGGCCATCAACAACTGACGGTAGTGCAGCGCTGAATTCTTGCTTTTGCGCCTCCCAGCACCAACAGGTACATTCCTCATACTCCCCCCTGCAGTCCAATACCTTTGGCAATTCTTACAGAAGTGCCTAGGCTGATTAACATTGTAGTTGTTGTAATAACAGAACTTTGTATCCATGCTGTTGCACCGAGGGCAAGGTATAATCTTATCTGGCTTCTTGAGCACCTTATCCTGGCCTGATTCGTCATTTGATTTCTTCTCATTCCCCTCCTTAGGGTCTGACGCTGCTTTCTCTTCAGTATTGCTTATCTGGGCCTGGTCATCTTTCTTGTGGTCCAAGGTAGACGAACTGGCTGTTTCTGCATTTTCTTTGGCTTGTGGTGCATCAACCTCCATTTCGTTGTCTTTTCTCTCTCTTGGTTCATCACCCTTCGTTGCACTATCTTCTTTCTCTTCTGGCGCATCCACCTTCATTTCGCTATCACCTTTGTCTTCCATTTCTTTGTGTTGTTCCTATAAGGTTGCAACACGAGATACTGTCAAAAGAGTACTTCAACTCAAACAAAACTGAAGTTACTGTATTTAACATCTTACAGAAGTGAGAACATTATGTTTCTGCAAATGCACCAACAGGTCTAAAACATGACCATAAATCGGATCAACTATAGTCTTCATAGGGAACAATATTGGCTAACAAAAGATCTGAGGTCTTGGTTATGTTACCACTCCACGCATAGAAAACTTGGAAGCATTGTGTTGTCAAATACTAACCAAAACTAACATAGCGTGCGCATTTAACCACGGTAAGACAGCTTTAAGAAATCTGCAGAAATTCATCATGGGGTTCAAGTTCGGCTGCTTGAACACAAAATTGAAATTCGATCAGCTTAGCGCAACGGCAATAGACACTTGTAAGTTGGGCCAGAAAAGAACAAACAAAGATGTACTGTACTACGTATGGTGACATATGATATGACATACAAATTTTCCGTCCCCTGCTTTAACAAGATCCAAGGTATTCTGGGCCTGGTGTTAAAAATAGAAGCTCCCTGGTGACCACTCCTGAACAATTGAAGATGAGAAGCCCCTTGAAGGACCACCGCATGCTCAAAACAAGCTGGATTTTGCATGGATAGCTTACTACTCTGCACTCCTAACTGATAACCACTTCTGAGGAAGCAGCATGACAACATCCTACCAACTCTGTTGTGTCCTCACTCAGCCATCTATATGTAGGCAACATGTGGTATGCCATCTCCTGTTCATGCACCAAATGGAAGCGATAACTAATTTTTCAATTTACTCCAGCTATGGTAATAATTCCATGTCCAATTTCATTCCATCTTATCGAAATAAAGAGTATCAAAAATGAGAAGAAAAGAAGGCAAATGATATACAAAAATGGTTTGCTGGTTCCCAGGCGACCAAGAAATGGCTACTTCGAAACAAATGTTCGATTGGGTCATCAAGATTTGCGCAAGTGCAAAACTATGACAGTAGTATCTTGATCAGACGGGCAGACGGCTAGTATAAAAATGAATAGACGATTATTAATCCCCATTAATCAGCATCTCCCTCACAGCATGGTAGTACAATTATTGTACCTCCGGACCCCACAGCTCGGAGACCTTTCGCTGCAGCTTTTTTGGAAACAAAGATAGAGCCCAAATAGGAGAAACCGACGTCCAACTGTGCCTGGCCAAAGAGATTACCCCTCCTGTACTTTTGGACCTATCCATTCTGAGATCCAGACGAAACCCAGTCTATTTTATCATCCTGCGGGTCACCTGATCAGCATGCACATCCTCGCCGTTTATCTAAACCTCGAGTCCACTCTAAAATTCTAAACCTCGAACCCACCCTCGTTCTCCAATTCGATCGCTGGATTCTAAACATTTTGcagtaatttttattttttgttataagTATTTTGCAATATGTAGACTCTAAACATGATGAGACGAAGGCGCGCCTCCTTGATTTCACAAGGAAACCGAGGAACATGCATATTGAAATTGCCGATCAAACAGAAGCCCTCCTTGAGCTAACCTTATTATTATCAGCCTCTGGCTCGGCctccgacgccggcggcggcggcggtgggtgTTCGGAGCCGGCCGTCGCCTCCGCTTCCGGCGGCCCGGGCGCAGCGTCAGGAACCAACGGGATCACCCGCCCGAAGAGCTTTATGCCGGAATCCATCTGATCCGACATCCTCGATCCCACCCGCGGACCCGGCAAGGATCGATCGCGGGCTGCCGCTGCCTCCGCTATTGCCACTGGAAGTTGAGCGAAGTTGCGAGAGAGCAACCACCGAGCTGGtggagggagaggagaggagaggggggcTAATGGATATAGCTGCTACTCTACATGGGGAATATGGGATTAAAGTATGAAGCCGAAGGGGCCAAAATAAAAGGTACTAGGGGTTTTGAGAGTGGGGACTTCTTTTATTAAGAAATGGGTTTAATGCAGGCGTGTCCTCTACTAGTGTAATAGTTGCACATGCATCCCCATGAATGAAAAGATATAGTTCCGGGTACACCGGTTATTCATGAGATCGTTTTGCCAATGGATATATTACGAGCATCTGGAATAACTAGTGAATTACAACTCTATTGTATTGCAATTGGTGCATTGATTTTTGCAGCGTTAATGCTTTTTGCTAGTTGGTTCCATTATCACAAAGCCGCTCCCAAATTGGCCTGGTTCCAAGATGTAGAATCCATGTTGAATCACCACTTAGCGGGATTATTAGGACTTGGGTCTCTTTCTTGGGCGGGGCACCAAATTCATGTATCTTTACCAATTAACCAATTTCTTGACGTTGGGTGGATCCTAAAGAGATACCACTTCCTCATGAATTTATCTTGAATCGGGACCTTTTGGCTCAACTTTATCCTAGTTTTGCCGAAGGAGCAACCCCTTTTTTCACTTTAAATTGGTCCAAATATGCAGAATTTCTGACTTTTCGCGGAGGACGAGATCCAGTAACCGGTGGTCTCTGGCTTACCGATATTGCGCACCATCATTTAGCTATTGCTATTCTTTTCCTAATCGTAGGTCATATGTATAGGACCAATTAGGGAATTGGCCATGGACTTAAAAATATTTTGAAGGCTCACAAGGGCCCACATAACAAGGCCATAAGGGTCTTTATGAAATCTTAACAACGTCATGGCATGCTCAATTATCTCTTAACCTAGCTATGCTAGGCTCTACAACCATTGTTGTAAGAAAAGGGGTTTCCCCCCGCTTTAGATTATAAAGTAACCATCCGATACAACGAGCTTGCTGGGGCCGCAACACAAACaagccaaaaagaaaaaaaagagagagaaagaaagagaaatAAACGCCAACGACGGCAGATCGACAAAAACAAAGATGGCCGGCAACCACTGCACCCTCCGAAGAAGTACCACCGCGCTTCTAGCACTCCGAGGCGTCGCGTACCAGGCATCACCTTCAAGAAGGAATGCGACGACGACGCCACTGCTGCCCGGACAAgtccaagggtttcccccggtacgcAGAGGGCAGTAGGGAAGGGGTATATCCGACGCCCTTCAGGAAGGTATGGCGGCGCCCACAGGCGCCACCGCATCGATGACGGACGAGCCGCCAGGGATTTCTCCCACCCAAACGACCACCACCACCCCGGACGATCTGAAGTGCACCACCAGAACTGTCGCCCACCAACATGTGCCACCACGGTCACCGAACCATCATTGCCGTCTCTCTGAGCCACCGACACGAGACCTGGGGGAGGGACGAAGAGCCAACGGGCTCGGGGGCATCCGTCACTTAGCCGACGGGTGGGGACTACCACCATCGCTGCCGCGGAGCCGACCGGACGGGACGATAGGAGCTTACCAGGTCCGCATAGGCCCGGCCGGACCTCGAAGGATCCGGACAACCCCTGCCGCCACGCTGCAGCACATTGGCCGACGAGGCCGCCACCGCCCGCAACCCCCGACGCCGCACCATCTCCACCAGGGAACCGCGCCGCTGCGCGCCGAAGCATCGGCCCGCCCCAACCCAGATGAGGCCCAGAGGGGCCCAGATCTGGGCGGAGAAGAAGCTGGCAGCCAGCCGCACCACCACGCGCCCCACGGCCAATGGCCGCGCCGCCGCATCAGGAACGCCCGCGACCCGCGGGAACGCCGCCAAGTCACACCATCGGAAGCCGAGGAGCACCGTCGCCAGCCACCGGCGCCCGAGCAGGGATGGCCGCACGCGGGGATAGGCAGACCCGCCGCCGTCGGCACCACACGGGCAAGGCCCGGCGGCgcgcgctggcggcggcgggaggagggagGAGCGGCGCGGGAGCGCTGGGAGGAGCCGGGAGGGGGGCCCCGGTCGCCTCGCTTGGGAAGGCGACGCGGGGGTACGGGGAGAGGGCCTGGGGCGAGAGGGAGGACTAGCGGCGGCGGTGGCTACCCGCGGCGGGGtagccggcggcggcgcgggcggaaCCCTAGGGAGGGGGAGCGCACATGTGGATTGACGGATTTCTAATAGTCGGTGCTGCTACACATGCATCGATTTTTATGGTAAGAGACTATGATCCAACTACTCGATACAACGATCTATTAGATTGCGTCCTTAGACACCGCGATGCAATCATATCCCACCTTAACTGGGTATATATATTTCTAGGTTTTCACAGTTTTAGCTTGTACATTCATAATGATACCATGAGTGCTTTAGGCCATCCACAAGATATGGTTTCGGACACTGCCATGCAATTACAACCTATCTTTGCTCAGTGGGTACAAAATATCCATGCTACTGCGCCTGGCGTAACAGCtcctggtgcaacaacaagtacTA
The Aegilops tauschii subsp. strangulata cultivar AL8/78 chromosome 3, Aet v6.0, whole genome shotgun sequence genome window above contains:
- the LOC109775438 gene encoding uncharacterized protein, which codes for MGFPGGEPPTLPLPTLVKLGRAITEQHVDRMLAALLRRRRHRLVGALASQALANSLRPTARTHLLAASALLDSALPHDAARRLALAGSASSSRRLWDALLRRACAQRGDPRLALELLSAGVEDHGAVLSPSTYRAIISELCARGDMAGALKVFDIMTARGCQVDDRVCSAIISGFSKASKAEAGLEFYNRVRKEVRGFEPGLVTLTAVVSLLGRQGRIGDVAELIREMERKDMVGDAMFYSSLVHGYMSSGLLMEGLREHRLMLDKGVAADVVNYTIVIDGMCREGSVEKVKGFIDEMERRGAKPNLITYTSLVGGYCKRNRLEDAFSIVRKLEQTGVVVDEYVYSILIDSLCKKGDLDKAVSLLGEMESKGVKAGTVTYNAVINGLCKAGETTKAAEMFEGVTADNFTYSTLLHGYIKEEDTTGVMAIKARLESSGIALDVVTCNVLIKALFVIKKVDDACSLFHRMRDMGLSPNTVTYHTLIDMMCKLGDFDRAVELFDEYKKDTSFSSTVVHNGLIGALCNGGKVTIADQVFYDLIHKKLRPDSCTYRKLIHANFKEGGEEGVLNFIRKMDELEMDLFSSVCNYASDFLSSRDCCQAALYVYKILRTQAFAVSSKTFYRLLKSLLRNGNEQVVEPLLSEFIKIHGLHEPRMINMLSCHLSKKGVGEAIRFSSNMNSGSIPISVLRGAVFALKKEGEIMDAYNFLKEAEQSGFSVDLAMYSIVVEGLCKGGYLVKALDLCESMKREGIHPTIIIHNSVLSGLCQHGCFTEAFRLFDYLERSDILPTMITYSILIGALCREGFLDDAYELFQKMSNKGIRPTTRVYNMLISGYCNYGLAEKALELMSRFEKLCLHPDAFTLGAVICGHCLKGDTEAALGFFNEYHCKEMAPDFVGFMSLVKGLYAKGRMEESRGILREMFQSKQVVELINSVGYEVETESLVALLSSACEEGKIDEVVTILSEVRLMSVSSSDSNSSNTLGQLKKLQRTDDACDPRTDSEQVADFDVSSNCLHGSSQSTLQPMTERTDTLCTGSDNTDIDNGNLLGKSFYDDFDTYYPAIASLCSKGELVKANKAIEAMIRNSG
- the LOC109775437 gene encoding mediator of RNA polymerase II transcription subunit 27; protein product: MMQQSQATVAVAAPAAAAARAHEPAGGDAPPKQVAQAMERLGRAGRIIADIRLGADRLLEALFVAASAPPDSAQQHIERNEEVVAKEEVSMHRHFDDLRALGRQLEESGVLNGALKARGNSWGLHMPLVCPDGAVVAYAWKRQLAGQAGASAVDRTRLALKAFTDQKRRFFPHLEDEVLNHLHDGESGIAKRPRMPAGNGELEEKTLSEILKNLENEVPNMKISTYRRLDWSKRASSLASLMDDDFVDPSKELNLQNMGKLRPGSVTTPIDQVAVIELLVPSIFRVVVSLHPAGSVDPDAVAFFSPTEGGSYLHARGLSVHHVFKHVTEHADKALQYFISVEPSKALSMLLRWIADYQTLFAKLCSKCRRLLLMDKSLALLLPPVHRPYHQISSIGSDHQEAYHIGCSSYDA
- the LOC109775436 gene encoding cyclic dof factor 2; the protein is MSDQMDSGIKLFGRVIPLVPDAAPGPPEAEATAGSEHPPPPPPASEAEPEADNNKEQHKEMEDKGDSEMKVDAPEEKEDSATKGDEPRERKDNEMEVDAPQAKENAETASSSTLDHKKDDQAQISNTEEKAASDPKEGNEKKSNDESGQDKVLKKPDKIIPCPRCNSMDTKFCYYNNYNVNQPRHFCKNCQRYWTAGGSMRNVPVGAGRRKSKNSALHYRQLLMAPDCLLGSRVDISNTVNPEVLASLPSIPTQSASRSETVLKFGPEVPLCESMVSVLNIEEQNVTNAGSVPRDETREDNSCASSTTSNNGLPANAVLPGQNGAPAYCNGVGPVPQYYLGAPFMYPWSMGWNNLPVMVPGGSMPESASPSESCSTSSAPWMNSPMMPGSRLPAPPFPYPLVPPALWGCLPSWPAAAWNTPWVGTNGCISPSGSSNSSCSGNGSPTLGKHSRDPNPQKDDKEEKSLWVPKTLRIDDPDEAAKSSIWATLGIKPGDPGVFKPFQFKGESKGQPADARPARALQANPAAFSRLQSFQESS